From the genome of Acinetobacter sp. TR3:
AATTTTTGATAAATTCAATGACCTAAAAAAAATCGCTGCACTCATGTTTCTTGCCCTGATGAGTAGCAGTACTACTTTTGCACAAGACGCCAAAACGGTGGTGTTATTAAATAACGTTAATATATTTAATGGTAAAGATAATAAAATTATAAAGGGCAATGTACTCATCGAAGGTAATTTAATCAAAAAAATTAGCGCTGATGCCATCATGACAAATCGCAGTGGACTGACCAAAATCATAGATGCCAAAGGCAAATACTTAATCCCTGGCTTAATTGATAACCATGCACACCTGATGTTCGACAGTATTCCTCAACAACAAGCATTACTCTCTGATTTTGCATTTATCAATTTATTCGCAGCAAAATCAGCCGAGAAACAATTATTAAGAGGTTTCACGACTGTTCGTGATTTGGGCGGCGGTGCGCTTTCTTTGGCAAAAGCGATAGATAACAATTTAGTCAATGGGCCAAGAGTCTTCGCAAGTGGTGCTTTTATTTCCCAAACGGGCGGTCATGGTGATTTTGGTTTCCCAACCGATGTTCCTCGCAAAATTGGAGAACTGTCTTATCAAGAACGCAATGGTATGGCAGCGATTGCAGATGGCGCAGATCAAGTCTTAATTCGTTCTAGAGAGCAACTACGACAAGGTGCAACCCAGCTCAAACTCATGGCAGGTGGAGGAGTTTCTTCCAACTATGACCCACTCGATGTATCTCAATATACTGAAGCAGAATTTAAAGCCGCTGTCGATGCAGCAGCTAATTGGGGAACCTATGTAACAGTGCATGCTTACACTCCCCATGCAGTGAAAACGGCAATTGATGCAGGGGTAAAATCTATCGAACATGGTCAATTACTCGATGATAAAACAGCAAAATTAATGGCAGAAAAAGGCGTTTGGTGGAGCCTACAACCTTTTCTAGATGATGAAGAAGCAATCCCTTTTCCTGAAGGCTCTGCCAATCGAAAAAAACAGCTAGAAATGACCCAAGGGACAGATAATGCGTATAATTTAGCAAAAAAATATCATGTGAAATTGGCTTGGGGTACAGATTGCTTGTTTGACCCATCTTTAGCAGCAAAACAAGGCAAACAACTGGCTAAAATGACAAGATGGTTCTCACCATACCAAGTGTTAAAAATGGCAACCTACGATAATGCTCAACTGCTCTATTTAAGCGGCAAAAGAAATCCTTATCAGGATGGAAAACTTGGTGAGATATCTGAAGGTGCGTATGCAGATCTCATCTTGGTAGAGGGTAATCCATTGGATAATATCAATTTAGTGGCTGATCCAGAAACCAATTTCAAGATCATTATGAAAGATGGAAAAATCTATAAAAACACATTAGAAAACTAAGTGTAGTTCATATTCACTGTAAAAATAGCGAGACTGCACCAATCATTCTCGCTATTTTTTTCTTAATATTCAGCATAGAAATGAAAAGATAGCATCTGCTTTATACCGTTATTTCAAATAAAAAATTAAGCATAAAAAGTACTGACATTTTGCCAGTTATTACGTTATCAGCATAAAAGTTGACTCATGATATTTTCATGCCGCATAACAGGTTACAAGCTTTTCCAATGACATCAATCATGAAAACATATGGAATTAAAAAACTATCCCTAGGATATATCTCTAAATTTATTTAAAGATTGATGTGCAGGATGGTCTAAGGGTAACAACTCAATTAAGCGTTCAACGGCGTCAATTGCTTCAGGAAAATGAGCAACATGTTTTAGCAATACATCAATTTCTTTGGTTTTAAAAATCATATCACTGAGACGTGATTCAAGACAATCTCGCCATGCGCACAGGAAAGGACTTTCTGTTTTTGATAGGAAAATACCCTTATACAATTGTAGTGCTGATGCAATGTAACCTGAATCGAGTGCCTGCTCGACATATAAGAAATCAGCCTCTACATTTGCCAGTAAACGATAAGGTCGTGAACCCAACATTCCGCCTAAAATATCACGTAATTGCGACATTTCAGCTTTCAAAGTTCCAACACTCACCTTACGTTCGCCATATAAAGCTTGATGCAAGTTTTCCAGATTCAAGCCATTTGGACAAAGTGCCAAGATTGCCAATATTTCGATCTGGCGTGGTGTTAGAACTAAAGATTTATTATTAAACATGACCTGCGGTGAAGTGAAAGCGCGAATATATAAACGCTGACGTTGCTGTTCAATCAGAGCAGTTTGAATAATAGATGCACAACGCTCAGCAGCCAATACACCGAGCGTATTGTGATTTTTCCAAGTTGTAGATAAATCCACGACACCTAACACTTGTTTGGAATATGGGTCAATCACTGGTGCAGCATAACAAACCCAGTCATGTACAGACTCCATATAATGCTCATTTGAAAACACACAACTAGATTGTTGAGTCTTTAAAGACAGCGCTAAGGCATTCGTCCCAACCTCTTCTTCTGCCCATTGACCGCCTGCAATAAAATGTACCTTTTCAGCGGCGCTTTGCATCTGCGTGCTCGATGCGGTCCAAATAATTGTACTCCCAACATCTCCAACGGCGATGACCATAGATGACTGTGCCGCAATATGACTGAGATCATTTGAACAAGCCTCTAATGCTAAATCTAAAGTCGTTTTTGCTTTCTTATGTTGTGCCAATAAAGGAGCTGCCAAGCGCTCCTTTGGAATAGCAGAAGATGCTGAGCGTTGCCAAGAACTGGCAATACTTTGTCCTAACATTTCAGCACTTTGCGGCGACAAACTATTGTGTCGCTTAAGTTGATCAATTGATGTTCGTTGTTGTAATAGGTCTCGTTTTGTAAACATTTGTGTATCCCTTACTAATGACCACGGTTTCCAACCTTTCTCCAACCTTCCCAGTTATATCCTAATCAAATAGCGTACAAAAGTACCTTATACCAAAGCTGTAGATGCTTAACAGATCAATTATAAGCAAAGGAATATATATATGCGTTATGTCGATCCTAATCAACCTGATTCAAAGGTTCAATTCAAAGCTCAATATGAGAACTTTATTGGCGGTCAATGGGTAGCACCTATAAAAGGAGAATACTTCGATAATGTCTCTCCTGTCGATGGCAAAGTATTTACAAAAATACCGCGTTCGTCAGCTGAAGATATCGAACTGGCATTAGATGCAGCACACAAAGCAAAAGCTGAGTGGAACAAAAGTTCACCAACCGTACGTTCAAATATTTTACTTAAAATCGCAGATAGACTAGAACAGAATCTAGAATATCTTGCAGTTGCAGAAACTTGGGATAATGGTAAACCTGTTCGAGAAACACTTGCTGCTGATATTCCATTGGCAATTGACCACTTCCGCTATTTTGCTGGTTGTATCCGTGCACAGGAAGGCGGCATTTCAGAAATCGATGAAGATACAATTGCTTACCATTTCCACGAACCTTTAGGTGTCGTTGGACAAATTATTCCATGGAACTTCCCAATTCTCATGGCTGCATGGAAACTTGCTCCTGCACTAGCAGCAGGTAACTGTGTCGTATTAAAACCAGCAGAACAAACACCTGTAAGCATTCTACTTGTTTTAGAATTAATCCAAGATATTCTACCTGCTGGTGTATTAAACGTTGTGAATGGCTATGGTGTCGAAGTAGGCCGTCCACTTGCCACTAATCCTCGTATTGCCAAAATTGCATTTACAGGTTCAACCCAAGTTGGACAGTTGATCATGCAATATGCAACTGAGAATATTATTCCAGTCACTTTAGAACTTGGTGGAAAATCTCCAAATATCTTCTTTGAAGATGTTATGGATCAAGAAGATGATTTTCTTGATAAAGCACTTGAAGGCTTTGCAATGTTCGCACTCAATCAAGGCGAGATTTGTACTTGTCCCTCTCGCGCATTAGTTCAAGAAAGTATTGCGGATAAGTTCTTAGAAAAAGCCATTGAGCGTGTGAAACGTATCAAAGTTGGACATCCACTTGATACTGAAACAATGGTTGGTGCACAAGCTTCACAAGAACAACAGGAAAA
Proteins encoded in this window:
- a CDS encoding transcriptional regulator; translated protein: MFTKRDLLQQRTSIDQLKRHNSLSPQSAEMLGQSIASSWQRSASSAIPKERLAAPLLAQHKKAKTTLDLALEACSNDLSHIAAQSSMVIAVGDVGSTIIWTASSTQMQSAAEKVHFIAGGQWAEEEVGTNALALSLKTQQSSCVFSNEHYMESVHDWVCYAAPVIDPYSKQVLGVVDLSTTWKNHNTLGVLAAERCASIIQTALIEQQRQRLYIRAFTSPQVMFNNKSLVLTPRQIEILAILALCPNGLNLENLHQALYGERKVSVGTLKAEMSQLRDILGGMLGSRPYRLLANVEADFLYVEQALDSGYIASALQLYKGIFLSKTESPFLCAWRDCLESRLSDMIFKTKEIDVLLKHVAHFPEAIDAVERLIELLPLDHPAHQSLNKFRDIS
- a CDS encoding metal-dependent hydrolase family protein translates to MNRIVIFDKFNDLKKIAALMFLALMSSSTTFAQDAKTVVLLNNVNIFNGKDNKIIKGNVLIEGNLIKKISADAIMTNRSGLTKIIDAKGKYLIPGLIDNHAHLMFDSIPQQQALLSDFAFINLFAAKSAEKQLLRGFTTVRDLGGGALSLAKAIDNNLVNGPRVFASGAFISQTGGHGDFGFPTDVPRKIGELSYQERNGMAAIADGADQVLIRSREQLRQGATQLKLMAGGGVSSNYDPLDVSQYTEAEFKAAVDAAANWGTYVTVHAYTPHAVKTAIDAGVKSIEHGQLLDDKTAKLMAEKGVWWSLQPFLDDEEAIPFPEGSANRKKQLEMTQGTDNAYNLAKKYHVKLAWGTDCLFDPSLAAKQGKQLAKMTRWFSPYQVLKMATYDNAQLLYLSGKRNPYQDGKLGEISEGAYADLILVEGNPLDNINLVADPETNFKIIMKDGKIYKNTLEN
- the exaC gene encoding acetaldehyde dehydrogenase ExaC; this translates as MRYVDPNQPDSKVQFKAQYENFIGGQWVAPIKGEYFDNVSPVDGKVFTKIPRSSAEDIELALDAAHKAKAEWNKSSPTVRSNILLKIADRLEQNLEYLAVAETWDNGKPVRETLAADIPLAIDHFRYFAGCIRAQEGGISEIDEDTIAYHFHEPLGVVGQIIPWNFPILMAAWKLAPALAAGNCVVLKPAEQTPVSILLVLELIQDILPAGVLNVVNGYGVEVGRPLATNPRIAKIAFTGSTQVGQLIMQYATENIIPVTLELGGKSPNIFFEDVMDQEDDFLDKALEGFAMFALNQGEICTCPSRALVQESIADKFLEKAIERVKRIKVGHPLDTETMVGAQASQEQQEKILRCINMGREEGAELLTGGGARQEVGEGFYIEPTVFKGHNTMQIFQEEIFGPVLSVTTFKDFDEAIKIANDTIYGLGAGVWARSAHTSYRAGRAVEAGRVWTNCYHIYPAHAAFGGYKKSGVGRENHRMMLDHYQQTKNLLVSYSTKPAGFF